A single region of the Lysinibacillus sp. B2A1 genome encodes:
- a CDS encoding GntR family transcriptional regulator: MNVKIDITSNTPFYQQLTQQLLLAIATGNLQCGDQLPSIRDLAGQTNLNLHTVHKSYKELQKKGIISIKPRSKAFVINENSIEVQEANLPQIAEKLRQIIIEAYVFGLGEQQVKQLFQEGVGKYYTEL, translated from the coding sequence TTGAATGTAAAAATAGATATAACTAGTAATACCCCATTTTATCAGCAGCTAACACAACAACTTCTATTAGCAATAGCGACAGGAAATTTGCAATGTGGTGACCAGCTGCCCTCGATTCGTGATCTAGCAGGGCAAACAAACCTCAATCTTCACACCGTTCATAAAAGCTACAAGGAGCTACAAAAAAAGGGCATTATCTCAATAAAACCTCGTTCAAAAGCATTTGTAATAAATGAAAATTCTATCGAAGTCCAGGAAGCGAACCTTCCGCAAATTGCTGAGAAATTGCGACAGATTATCATCGAGGCTTATGTATTTGGGCTGGGTGAGCAGCAGGTTAAGCAGTTGTTTCAGGAGGGGGTGGGGAAGTACTATACAGAGCTATAG
- a CDS encoding phosphatidylserine synthase — protein MKLHYSFDDLDQLDWASILPIISPFIFVGFVLIIVALFDLYRHRDTRENILMWTIIILFCNSIGSVLYFIIGRKDVNKGALRD, from the coding sequence ATGAAATTACACTATAGTTTTGATGATTTAGACCAACTGGATTGGGCAAGTATACTTCCAATCATTTCGCCATTTATATTCGTAGGATTTGTTCTAATCATTGTTGCTTTATTCGATTTATATCGGCACCGAGATACGCGGGAAAACATACTGATGTGGACAATTATTATTTTGTTCTGTAACTCAATTGGTTCTGTTCTATACTTCATTATTGGTAGAAAGGATGTAAATAAAGGTGCGCTTAGAGATTAA
- a CDS encoding restriction endonuclease, with amino-acid sequence MIYKNEKQLLDKAREAIGKTFSEIDLHDRLGKGQKGGFGHIIEESHFGYEINSNAEPDFKDLGIELKVTPFRKNKNGSLSAKERLVLNIINYMDEVHTEFETSSFWKKNRKLLLMFYEWKSEIERQNFKIIETTLYDYPEEDLIIIKKDWEYIVSKIHAGEAHLLSEGDTQYLGACTKGANKSSVRQQPCSEIMAPQRAYSLKQSYMTSIVREVITDEKLTYFASINELREKTIDELLHERFAPYLGMTQRQMAEQLDVPFNPGNKAFIAKLISSLLGVKGTRLDKIAEFAKANIQFKTVRLKENGIPKEHMSFVNIDFKEIVKEGWEESYIRNYFLETQLLFIVFQFNEEELIFKGIKLWHMPMDTIETKLHEYWNAIRSVVNEGVQFQKTKRGIKNNLPDSQFNGVLHVRPKGRNAADKTELPDGQWITKQCYWLNDMYISQILKEMG; translated from the coding sequence ATGATATACAAAAATGAGAAGCAACTTTTAGATAAAGCCCGTGAGGCAATCGGAAAAACATTTAGTGAAATTGACCTACATGACCGTCTAGGAAAAGGACAGAAGGGCGGGTTTGGTCATATTATAGAAGAAAGTCATTTTGGTTATGAAATAAATAGTAATGCTGAACCAGATTTTAAAGATTTAGGTATTGAGTTGAAAGTAACGCCATTTAGGAAAAATAAAAATGGTTCATTATCAGCAAAAGAACGACTAGTATTGAACATTATTAATTATATGGATGAGGTACATACAGAATTTGAAACATCGAGTTTTTGGAAGAAAAATCGTAAATTACTTTTAATGTTTTATGAGTGGAAATCAGAAATAGAGCGACAAAACTTCAAAATCATAGAAACTACTTTATATGATTATCCAGAAGAAGATTTAATTATTATTAAAAAGGACTGGGAATATATTGTTAGTAAAATTCACGCAGGCGAAGCTCACCTATTATCTGAAGGTGATACTCAATATTTAGGTGCTTGTACAAAAGGCGCGAATAAAAGCTCGGTTCGTCAACAACCATGTTCTGAAATTATGGCACCACAACGAGCTTACTCTTTAAAACAATCATATATGACATCCATAGTTCGAGAAGTAATTACTGATGAAAAACTAACTTACTTTGCATCTATAAATGAGCTTCGTGAAAAAACAATTGATGAGCTGTTACATGAACGATTTGCACCATATTTAGGAATGACACAAAGACAAATGGCAGAGCAACTTGATGTCCCATTTAATCCTGGTAATAAAGCATTTATTGCGAAATTGATTAGTTCTTTGTTAGGCGTTAAGGGGACACGGTTAGACAAAATTGCCGAATTTGCAAAGGCGAACATTCAATTTAAAACTGTTAGATTAAAGGAAAATGGTATTCCGAAAGAGCACATGTCATTTGTGAATATCGATTTCAAAGAGATAGTAAAGGAAGGTTGGGAAGAGAGCTATATCCGCAATTATTTTTTAGAAACACAGTTATTATTCATAGTATTTCAATTTAATGAAGAAGAGCTTATTTTTAAAGGGATTAAGCTTTGGCATATGCCTATGGACACAATTGAAACAAAATTACATGAGTATTGGAATGCTATCCGTAGTGTTGTTAATGAAGGAGTGCAATTTCAGAAAACAAAACGTGGTATAAAAAATAACTTACCAGACTCACAATTTAATGGAGTTCTACATGTTCGTCCAAAAGGAAGAAATGCTGCAGATAAAACAGAGTTACCTGATGGGCAATGGATTACGAAACAATGCTATTGGCTAAATGATATGTATATAAGTCAGATTTTAAAAGAAATGGGGTAA
- a CDS encoding cysteine methyltransferase — protein MNSIYWSLLQHKDWHLYVAATPQHLLYVGSQNQPYAAVSEWVKKKYPKATLVENTALLAPYCEEIIEYLEGERAEFTFSIDYRGTPFQLLVWKALNEIPYGQTKTYSDIAHYINKPAAVRAVGTAIGANPILLAVPCHRIVGKNGALTGYRGGLEMKKKLLELEKVNAHL, from the coding sequence ATGAACAGCATTTATTGGTCTTTACTTCAACATAAGGATTGGCATCTCTATGTCGCAGCAACACCCCAACATCTTTTATACGTTGGATCACAAAATCAGCCTTATGCAGCAGTGAGTGAATGGGTTAAGAAAAAATATCCTAAAGCTACGCTGGTCGAAAATACAGCTCTACTCGCTCCTTATTGTGAGGAAATCATCGAGTATCTTGAAGGAGAACGGGCTGAATTTACATTTTCCATTGATTACAGGGGTACACCATTTCAGCTTTTAGTATGGAAAGCGCTAAATGAAATTCCTTATGGACAAACAAAGACTTATTCAGATATTGCCCACTATATTAATAAGCCAGCAGCTGTTCGTGCCGTTGGTACAGCTATTGGCGCAAATCCAATTTTACTAGCGGTTCCTTGCCATCGTATAGTAGGAAAAAATGGCGCATTAACAGGCTATCGTGGAGGGCTTGAAATGAAGAAAAAACTGTTAGAGTTAGAGAAAGTGAATGCTCATTTGTAA
- a CDS encoding AraC family transcriptional regulator — protein sequence MEAPQNSGSNQHPEEMMTDERWQAIVENDASYNHQFFYAVETTKIFCKPSCKSRVPKKENVRIFQTAEQALNENFRPCKRCKPTNQNLPDCEWISNVTEYIDKNFTEKLNLELLGMIAHGSPFHLHRTFKKIKGITPAEYIQHVRLKAAKDYLIETNKSITDISISVGISNSTYFITLFKNKFGYTPVQYRKLYQSDEKKEK from the coding sequence ATGGAAGCGCCACAGAATAGTGGTAGCAATCAACATCCTGAAGAAATGATGACAGACGAAAGATGGCAAGCAATCGTTGAGAACGATGCATCATATAATCATCAATTTTTCTATGCTGTCGAAACGACCAAAATTTTTTGTAAGCCTTCATGTAAATCTCGTGTACCTAAAAAAGAAAATGTACGAATTTTTCAAACAGCGGAGCAAGCCCTCAATGAAAACTTTCGTCCTTGTAAACGCTGTAAGCCAACAAATCAAAACCTTCCTGATTGTGAATGGATCTCTAATGTTACTGAATATATTGATAAAAATTTCACTGAAAAGTTAAATCTTGAATTATTAGGGATGATTGCTCATGGAAGCCCCTTTCATTTACATCGAACATTTAAAAAGATTAAGGGAATTACTCCTGCTGAATACATCCAACATGTCCGATTAAAGGCTGCTAAAGACTACCTGATTGAAACAAATAAATCTATTACAGATATATCGATAAGTGTAGGCATCTCTAATTCAACTTACTTCATTACCCTATTTAAAAATAAATTTGGTTACACACCAGTACAATATCGAAAACTCTATCAATCGGACGAGAAAAAGGAGAAATGA
- a CDS encoding ABC transporter ATP-binding protein, with product MRLEIKNITKKFKQKTALNDFSMVIDANECVGLIGPNGAGKSTLIQIIADILNADKGEIHLDGQKISSMGNQIGYLPQYPNFYSWMTAFETLSFMGTLSGLSKNELQREIPLLLEKVGLGKEAHMHVGTFSGGMKQRLGIAQALLHKPALMIMDEPVSALDPIGRREVLNLLKEIKKETTILLSTHILSDAEEICERFVVIKNGQKIEDATKLELLEYHQESAIFVTLREQDCKWLTIIEHLPYVKNIESYGDGYKIHVHHLEGDAHRLLQHGLDSNVMFTKFEMGIQESLEEIFLELVV from the coding sequence GTGCGCTTAGAGATTAAAAATATTACGAAAAAGTTTAAACAAAAAACAGCTTTGAATGATTTTTCAATGGTCATTGATGCTAATGAGTGTGTTGGATTAATTGGACCAAACGGAGCGGGGAAATCCACGTTAATTCAAATCATTGCCGACATTTTGAATGCAGATAAAGGAGAAATTCATCTTGATGGTCAAAAGATTTCATCTATGGGAAATCAAATTGGTTACTTACCTCAGTATCCTAATTTTTACTCATGGATGACAGCATTTGAAACATTGTCCTTTATGGGAACACTTTCTGGTTTATCAAAAAATGAATTACAGCGAGAAATCCCACTGCTTTTAGAAAAGGTGGGCTTAGGAAAAGAAGCACATATGCATGTGGGGACATTTTCCGGTGGTATGAAGCAACGCCTTGGCATCGCACAAGCCTTATTGCATAAGCCAGCTTTAATGATTATGGATGAACCGGTATCAGCGCTAGACCCAATAGGCAGAAGAGAAGTGTTAAATCTATTAAAAGAAATAAAAAAAGAAACGACTATTCTGTTATCAACGCATATTTTGAGCGATGCGGAGGAAATTTGTGAGCGCTTTGTTGTCATAAAAAATGGTCAGAAAATAGAGGATGCGACAAAATTAGAGCTGCTTGAGTACCATCAAGAATCAGCTATCTTTGTGACATTACGTGAACAAGATTGTAAGTGGTTAACAATCATCGAGCATTTGCCATACGTAAAGAATATCGAGAGCTATGGAGATGGCTATAAAATACATGTTCATCATTTGGAAGGTGATGCCCATCGATTGTTACAGCACGGTTTGGATTCAAACGTGATGTTTACAAAGTTTGAAATGGGTATTCAAGAAAGTCTAGAAGAAATATTTTTAGAATTGGTGGTGTAA
- a CDS encoding ISL3 family transposase has translation MHSHSIKDLWDLPELKIIATTKINHQIFIDVMPIQSKQACPICAFENTTRRGIGYVRKVRHLEAFGCPVYLNLPAIRMSCTACFAHFVWAYECVAPKKRYTKAFEATLPKQAIGATITHTSRVANTPATTVARIVRSWKMEEATRVQKTCQKKALACHNLVLGIDDFAIRKGHTYNTGLHDLRGGTFLDIIPGRRIEELHAYFNTQSTLCALKPVAIVMDLAKAYHTFAKKMYPAAIRIADRYHVNRYVTEALQAVRKSVQKQLAPYAKKDLKQHFRILGKRRDQLKNDEKNSLHRLLQYAEILHQVYSWKEAFIEWYDCSSTYELAKKGFGRWLAQGTTIKHPAVESCLSTMRNWQEEICNYHQLRFTNAAVEGKNNLIKALQRRHFFTRNPQHYKETILLECNAEWIQYGS, from the coding sequence ATGCACTCTCATTCTATCAAGGATTTATGGGATTTACCAGAACTAAAAATTATCGCAACCACTAAAATAAATCACCAAATTTTCATTGATGTCATGCCAATTCAATCTAAACAGGCCTGTCCCATTTGTGCATTTGAAAATACGACTCGTCGCGGAATCGGCTATGTTCGAAAAGTGCGTCATCTCGAAGCGTTTGGTTGCCCTGTTTACTTGAACTTACCTGCCATTCGTATGTCATGTACAGCTTGTTTTGCACATTTTGTGTGGGCATATGAGTGTGTGGCACCGAAAAAACGATACACAAAGGCATTTGAAGCCACGCTGCCGAAGCAGGCAATCGGCGCTACAATCACGCATACATCACGTGTGGCAAACACACCTGCTACAACCGTTGCGCGTATCGTCCGTTCATGGAAAATGGAGGAAGCCACACGTGTCCAAAAAACTTGTCAGAAAAAAGCATTGGCGTGTCACAATCTCGTGCTAGGCATTGATGATTTTGCCATTCGTAAAGGGCATACGTATAACACGGGTCTCCATGATTTACGTGGTGGCACATTTTTAGATATTATTCCTGGACGAAGAATCGAGGAATTACACGCCTATTTCAATACACAATCTACTCTTTGTGCGCTGAAGCCTGTCGCGATTGTCATGGATTTGGCAAAGGCCTATCATACGTTTGCGAAAAAGATGTATCCTGCAGCGATTCGTATTGCCGATCGTTATCATGTCAATCGTTACGTAACTGAAGCGCTTCAAGCCGTACGAAAATCCGTTCAAAAGCAGCTAGCACCATATGCTAAAAAGGACCTTAAGCAACACTTCCGAATTCTTGGTAAACGACGTGATCAATTGAAGAATGATGAAAAAAATAGCCTACACCGACTGCTTCAATACGCCGAAATCCTGCATCAAGTCTACAGTTGGAAAGAAGCCTTTATCGAATGGTACGACTGTAGCTCCACGTATGAACTGGCGAAAAAAGGCTTCGGACGTTGGCTGGCGCAAGGTACTACAATCAAGCATCCAGCCGTGGAATCCTGTCTGTCAACGATGCGCAATTGGCAAGAAGAAATCTGTAATTATCATCAATTACGCTTTACTAATGCGGCAGTAGAA
- a CDS encoding DNA (cytosine-5-)-methyltransferase gives MKDTLNVVELFAGVGGFRLGLENADANLFKTVWANQWEPSRKSQDAFDCYKRNFGGEPSNQDIAMVPNKVFQELDIDLLVGGFPCQDYSVARSLSGEKGLEGKKGVLFWEIKRVIENSHPKYVLLENVDRLLKSPSKQRGRDFAVMLATFRDLGYIVEWRVVNAAEYGAAQKRRRIFIFAYKNTLNFATKQRKFSPYEIVFNEGFFTNTFPIKQEPYKNRIATGVLPNDIVAISDEFAFGFHTAGIMLEGEIFTAQTEVDFPKFRPLKHILIDESMVPESFYLTDLQAEKFDYLRGPKKIERTSAEGHKYIFSEGGMSPTDELDVPGRTMLTSEGSINRSTHIVEVNGKKRFLTPIECERLNGFPDNWTAGMPDRMRYFCMGNALVVNLITKMGKTILDIEVNEHNKSEQIEMFI, from the coding sequence ATGAAAGACACTCTAAATGTAGTAGAATTGTTTGCAGGCGTGGGTGGATTTCGATTAGGTTTAGAAAATGCGGATGCGAATCTTTTTAAAACCGTTTGGGCAAACCAATGGGAACCATCACGTAAATCACAGGATGCATTCGATTGCTATAAAAGAAACTTTGGTGGAGAGCCCAGTAATCAAGATATTGCAATGGTACCTAATAAAGTATTTCAGGAATTAGATATAGATTTATTAGTAGGTGGCTTTCCTTGTCAAGACTATTCAGTAGCTCGTTCGTTATCAGGTGAGAAGGGGCTCGAAGGGAAAAAAGGTGTATTGTTTTGGGAAATTAAGCGTGTCATCGAAAATTCCCACCCAAAGTATGTACTTCTCGAAAACGTCGATAGGTTATTAAAATCACCTTCTAAACAGCGCGGACGTGATTTTGCAGTTATGCTAGCAACGTTCCGTGACTTAGGGTACATTGTGGAATGGCGAGTTGTAAATGCTGCAGAATATGGAGCTGCTCAAAAACGCCGTCGTATTTTTATATTTGCTTATAAAAATACTTTAAATTTCGCAACAAAACAGCGTAAATTCAGCCCATATGAAATTGTATTTAATGAAGGCTTCTTTACAAATACATTTCCAATTAAGCAAGAGCCTTATAAAAATCGAATTGCAACTGGTGTTTTACCTAATGATATCGTAGCAATTTCTGATGAATTTGCATTCGGGTTTCATACAGCTGGAATTATGTTAGAGGGGGAAATTTTTACTGCACAAACAGAAGTAGACTTTCCAAAATTTAGACCACTTAAACATATTTTAATTGACGAATCAATGGTGCCTGAATCGTTTTATTTAACAGATTTACAGGCTGAAAAATTTGATTATTTACGTGGTCCAAAGAAAATCGAACGTACATCAGCAGAGGGACATAAATACATTTTTTCTGAAGGTGGTATGTCTCCAACGGATGAATTAGATGTGCCAGGTCGTACTATGTTGACAAGCGAGGGTTCTATTAACAGAAGTACACATATCGTAGAAGTAAATGGAAAAAAACGATTCCTAACACCTATAGAATGTGAACGATTAAATGGTTTTCCTGATAATTGGACAGCTGGTATGCCAGACCGTATGCGTTATTTTTGTATGGGCAATGCCCTTGTTGTGAATCTAATTACAAAAATGGGGAAAACTATCTTAGATATAGAAGTAAATGAACACAATAAATCAGAGCAAATAGAAATGTTTATATGA
- a CDS encoding transcriptional regulator: MRNKAETLMHPVRMKIFQALMHNKEEGLSTLEMISIIKDVPQATLYRHIQILVDENIIKIVKERKVRSVTEKFYALNEGAEKLSKEDWIQLTIKQKLNYVSNYQLTLLSQYQNYLHSLDEKESTADLATFSFIDLTLTTDQFQNFENELNDLIIKYYNMADSNNDETKTIAINIIPKP, encoded by the coding sequence ATGCGGAATAAGGCAGAGACTTTAATGCATCCTGTGAGAATGAAAATTTTCCAAGCTCTGATGCACAATAAAGAAGAAGGTTTAAGCACTTTGGAAATGATTTCTATTATAAAGGATGTACCTCAGGCTACTTTATATCGACACATCCAAATTTTAGTAGATGAAAATATCATAAAAATTGTGAAAGAGAGAAAAGTACGTTCTGTTACAGAGAAATTTTATGCATTAAATGAAGGAGCAGAAAAACTTAGTAAGGAGGACTGGATACAACTAACAATCAAACAAAAACTAAATTATGTTTCTAACTATCAATTAACTTTACTATCTCAATATCAAAATTATTTACATTCATTGGATGAAAAAGAAAGCACTGCTGATTTAGCAACTTTTTCATTTATTGATTTAACATTAACGACTGATCAATTCCAGAACTTTGAAAATGAATTAAACGATTTAATCATTAAATACTATAATATGGCCGACTCAAACAATGATGAGACAAAAACAATAGCTATAAATATTATCCCAAAACCTTAA